The Pseudomonas graminis region CAACCCGCGCAACCGCATCATTGCCCGATCCGTGCTGCACCTGGCCGGCGAGCTGGGCTATCGCACTGTCGCGGAAGGCGTCGAGACGTTCCGGTGCATGAGCCTGGTGCGGGAGTTCGGCTGCGAGGAAGCGCAGGGGTATTTCCTCAGCCGGCCGCTGAAGCTGCAACAGCTCAAAGAGCAGTGCCAGAACATTGCGCTGACGTTCACCCCTGAGCCGTCGAACGCGCAGATTTATGCGGATCTGGCTGATACGGATCAGGTGATAGAAGCAGCGTGACCCTTGCCGGGTTCCAGAGTGGGACGGGCCTCAGCCGGGAAGGGACCGGTGTGAACACCCGCAATCCTGCGGTGTAACCCCCGACGCCTTCCCGGCTAAAGCCGGTCCTACAGAAGACGTCAAAGCCGGTCCCACGGTCGGGGTCAATGCCGGTCCTGTCCCGATCAAGGCAAGTCCTACTGATCGAGCGCGATTACTCGCCCGATACCGGCGATGGCTGGATGATTTCGACCCAGTAGCCATCCGGATCCTTGATGAAGGCCAGGCTTTTCATCCGGCCGTCAGTCAGGCGTTTCTGGAAGTCCACGCCCAATTCTTCAAAGCGCGCGCAGGCAGCCTTCACGTCGGGCACCGAAATGCAGATATGGCCGAAGCCACGCGGGTCGGTGTTGCCGTTGTGGTAGGAAAACGCAGGGTCCTTCTCGGTGCCGTGGTTGTGGGTCAGTTCGAGCACGCCGGGGATACCTTTCATCCAGACGTTGCGCGCGGCGTCGTCCTGTGGAATCTGCGCCTTGTCCACCAGCGCCAGGAAGTAAAGGCTGAATTCGGCTTCCGGGAAGTCGCGTTTTTCCACCAGGCTGAAACCCAGCACGCGTGTGTAGAAATCCAGGGAAGCAGTGATGTCCTTGACCCGCAACATCGTGTGGTTGAAGACGAATTTTGCAGTCGATGCGTCCGGGGTGGCCGTGACGCCGGGGAAGGTGTTCAGGTCGTGCAGACTCATGGTTGTCTCCGGGTTAACGCTAAAATGTTGCGTAATGATACGGACTCATGAACGACTCGCCAAACCGAAGGCGCATAAAACGCGGCTTTCGGCTTGTGGGCAATGGATGACCGGCTCACACTTCGCGGCTCGACATCCAGGTACCGCCCATGCATCTCTCATTGCGCTCATGCGCCCGCGTTGCTTTCTGTCTCGTGCTGATGATTCCGGGCGTCGCGTCTTCGGCGGACGCCATGATTATCTGGCCCGAAGGCTGGGAAGTGGAAGCGCTGCCCCAGCCACCGCCGAGCGAAGGTCAGCTCACCGTGCAAATACGACAGCGTGCGGTTAAAAACGATCAGAACGGCGATCCGGCCATGGTGGTGGAGCTGACTCAGACGCAGCTGCAGCCCGGTCACTCGGTCAATGTGCAGAGCGTGCTGCTGGAGATGCGCAAGGCGGTGCAGGTCAATTTTGCCCGCGGCGGTTTTCAGAGCGTCTGCACGCGAATGAAAGACAGCACGCTGAGCGACATCCCGGCGATGGAGACCACGTGCACGATCACCCAGAACGGCAACCACGTCATGACACAGACACTGGTAGCAGCGGCCAGTCCGCAATTGGCGTGGTCGTTGTCGTATGCCGGCTCGGCACAGGGCTATGCGGCCCATAAAGACGAAGTGCTGCGAATCAGGGACAGCCTGCGCCTCGGATCGGAGCAGTAGGGTCGAGGCAGGATCTACACAAATCGCGGGCATAAAGAAGCCCGCCGAAGCGGGCATTGGGGCACTAATCCTTTAGTAGCCTCCATCCTCTACAACCCGGTGTGAAAAAAATGTGAAGCTCACGAGCCGTTCAGCCGTGGAGGGAAAATTAGTCTGTTCATGCATGAAGGCTCATGGCCAGCCTCAGCGCCCCTCACGTCCATATTTAACGTGATAAATAACGCGGGTGAAACTCGACGATCAAGCATGCTATACGCCAGCCGGGTATTGAAAGCGATATATCCCTTTAATACGAAGCTGTTCAGCTAATTGTCAGGTTTGATATTCAAACCGTGCCTGCGCCGGCTTGCATTATTTAAAATACCTCACCTTTGGCTGGCTGTTATCAGCGCTCAGAGCACATGTTTCATTGCCATGCCGACCTACTTGCAGAGAAGCCCCGCGAGCAGAGCTTCCTCTCAATGTTGCAGGCCAATGTTTAAGGGAGCAGCAGACTAGCGGCCGCGCAACCACGAATCAACGGTTTCGGCACCGTATTGTATTTTCCAGTTTTTCAACCCGCGATGATTGCCGCCTTTGGTTTCGATCACTTCGCCGGTGTGCGGATTTTGATAGACCTTGACGACCCGCGGACGGCGGCGTTTCGGAGCTGCTGGCGCGGAGGTGGAGGCGCCGGTGTGGGGGTCGAGGATGGCAATGATGTCGCGCAAGGTCTTGTCGTACTTGCTCATCAGGGCCTGCAACTGCTGCTCGAACTCGATTTCCTTCTTCAATCCGTCGTCGTTCTTCAGGTACTCCAGCTGGGCCAGTTGCTCCTGAAGGGCTTTTTCTGCTGCGCGATATTCGGCAAGTCTGGACAAAATGATACTCCGGCAATTAATGGCTGTTGTCAGCTCAATGCAAGCAACCTTGCACGCACTACGATGCGCATCGGGTTCTGCTGCTTTTGGTTTCACCACGTTCTACCGTGTCCTTGACATCAGGATCGGCCGTCGACACTAACTTCTAAGGATGAGCGTTGGTATCAAGACGGGGTAGTTCAATTGTGGCGCGAGTAAATAATGCACGTTTTTTACGCATTGTAAAATAGCGGATTTACTCATCGCTAAGTGAAACACCTCGGAGACGATAAGCGGGTCTGACAAAAAAACAATAATAGGCGCAAAGCGTTGTAAGTAATTTCTTATACTTTAGCGCTATTGGAAACTATCCCGTCTCAAGAGCGGCGGCCAACGGCCGCCTACTCGCACCGACCGGACCACGTCCGAAACCCGGGCGGACGGGCGACACTGACCCTGCATCTCTGTGCCACCGTGGTTCGGGCCGATACCCACAGCATCGAACGCGGACCGGCTCTCCTCACCACACCGGACTTAGCAACCATCCGATCAGGCCGATCCCCAAGACAACCAACCACGGAGGGACCTTCCAGAACATTAAGGCAACAAGGGCGATCAGGGCCAGCCCGACGTCTTGGGGTTTTGAGATGGCGCTCGTCCAGACCGGGTTGTACAAAGCCGCCAAGAGAAGCCCGACCACCCCCGCGTTGATGCCTGCAAGTGCCGCCTGGGTACGAATGCCTTGCTGCAGCTGCTCCCAGAATGGCAACACCCCGATCACGAGAAGAAATGAAGGTGCAAAGATGGCGGCAAGGCAAACCGATGCGCCGACCCAACCCGACGGCGGGACGCTCATGGACGCACCGAGAAAGGCGGCGAACGTGAAGAGTGGGCCGGGTACGGCCTGAGCTACGCCATACCCGGCGAGGAAGGTATCGTTGGCTACCCAGCCGTTGGGTACCGTTGCCGTTTGAAGTAACGGCAGCACCACATGCCCCCCTCCGAAGACTAATGAGCCGGCCCGGTAGAAGTCCTGCACCCGGGCCAGGGTTTGAGAGGGCAGAACCTGCATCAATAACGGAAGGCCAGCCAACAAGCTGAAAAACACCAGTAACGAGATCACACCTACTTTCCGGCTGATGGAAATCGGCAAAGATTCCACTGGCTGTCGTTGATCGGTTTTAAAACACACCAGACCTACCCCGGCGGTGCAGACGATTACACTAATCTGGCCCATTGCATTGGGCCACAGCAGTGCAGCGCAGGCAGAGAATGCGGCGATTGTCACGCGAAGCACATCGGTACAAAGCTGGCGGGCCATACCCCAGACAGCCTGAGCGACGACAGCGACCGCGACAATTTTAAGGCCATGCAACAGGCCGTGTGGGAAAGCGCTTCCCCACGTGGATAGACCCTTTGCGAACAGAACCAGGATTATCGCCGATGGCAAGGTGAAACCTGCCCATGCTGCGACGGCTCCGGAAAATCCGGCACGCGACAGTCCCAATCCTATCCCGACCTGGCTACTCGCAGGCCCCGGCAGGAATTGGCACAGAGCGACCAAGTCGGCATAGCTGCGCTCGCTCAGCCATTGGCGTCGCGCAACGAACTCCTCGCGAAAGTACGCCAAGTGCGCAATCGGGCCTCCGAAAGACGTCAGTCCCAAGCGCAAAAATACAAGGAACACCCGCCATGCGGAGTCAGCCGCGACCACCTTTTTCCTGCTTGCTGGTACCACCTCGCATGCTCCCCTCAGTGCCTGATGCAGTTGGAATGCCAGGAAGACCTCGGGCTATGCCGGTCCGCCCCAGCGTTGAATGATCTGCTCGGTCAGGGCGCCTAGCTCGGAGGCCATCAGGTCGGGCGCTGGCATTTCGTCTATCAGGAGCGGTGCGTTGTACGGACGGGTCAGAAGGGCGCCAAGGCACCCCGCAGCCTGGGCACCCGCCGTGTCCCAATAATGACAAGCCACCAGAAGCAAGTCCGCCAGTTCGACATTCAACGCCTGGGAAACCATCTGATAGGTTTCCGGAGCAGGTTTGAATTTTTTAACGGCCTCAACGCTGAAACTACGCTCAAAGAACGTCGCCAACCCGGCGCGCTCAAGGGGCGATGGGGATGCACCGCTGGCCGAGTTACTGAGTGTCACCAGCCGTAAGCCGGCGTTACGCAAGCACTTGAGTGCCGGCAGGACATCGGGGTGCGCTGGCATGGTGCTCATCCGTGCCTGCAATTCATCGATATCGCTGGCGTCGAGTGCGACCTGATGGAGAGACGCGACCATACGCAACGTGCTTACGGCCAGTTCGCCAAATGGGGTGTATCGGCCGCACAGGGTCATCGTTTGCGAATACAGGATCAGGTTGGCGAACCACTCGCGCAAACTGGCTCTGTCACCGAACACACGCTCAAACAGCGGCTCAAGGGTGCTGATGTCGAGCAAGGTCTCGTTCACGTCAAACACGATGATCGGCGCTGATTTTCGCACTGCCATGAATATTCTCTTCCAAGGAGTGCTCGCTGCTGCAAGCATGCTTTTGTCGGTTGAAGCCCTGACGTCCCGGATCACGGATAAGGCTACCCCCGATCGAGCCGGCGCAGCGGACCCATCATTATGAATCGTTCCCGGACAGGATGGGCAGGCGTACTTCGGCTGTTCGAGACGAATACTGAGTGTTCTAAAGCCCTTGCTGCAGGGCAGGATCATCGGCGTTGAGCTGCTCCAGTTCCGCGAGCAGCACCTGCACTTTCTGCAGCTGCCCGGTCTCGGTCCAGTAACGAATCAGCAAAATCCGCGCGCGGCGGTCGGCGGGTGCGCGCTGCAGGATGTCCTCCAGCTGACGCTGCGCGGCTTCGAGCTGGTCGAGGTCGTGAAGCGCCACGGCAAGGTCGTAACGGTAGCCGGTATTCTCCGGGTCCAGCTCAATGGCCCGAGTCAGCGGGAGCAGGGCGTATTCGTTCTGTTTGTGACGCAGCAGCCATTGGCCGAGTGCGT contains the following coding sequences:
- a CDS encoding haloacid dehalogenase type II translates to MAVRKSAPIIVFDVNETLLDISTLEPLFERVFGDRASLREWFANLILYSQTMTLCGRYTPFGELAVSTLRMVASLHQVALDASDIDELQARMSTMPAHPDVLPALKCLRNAGLRLVTLSNSASGASPSPLERAGLATFFERSFSVEAVKKFKPAPETYQMVSQALNVELADLLLVACHYWDTAGAQAAGCLGALLTRPYNAPLLIDEMPAPDLMASELGALTEQIIQRWGGPA
- a CDS encoding histone-like nucleoid-structuring protein, MvaT/MvaU family codes for the protein MSRLAEYRAAEKALQEQLAQLEYLKNDDGLKKEIEFEQQLQALMSKYDKTLRDIIAILDPHTGASTSAPAAPKRRRPRVVKVYQNPHTGEVIETKGGNHRGLKNWKIQYGAETVDSWLRGR
- a CDS encoding DUF4946 domain-containing protein, which gives rise to MIPGVASSADAMIIWPEGWEVEALPQPPPSEGQLTVQIRQRAVKNDQNGDPAMVVELTQTQLQPGHSVNVQSVLLEMRKAVQVNFARGGFQSVCTRMKDSTLSDIPAMETTCTITQNGNHVMTQTLVAAASPQLAWSLSYAGSAQGYAAHKDEVLRIRDSLRLGSEQ
- the gloA gene encoding lactoylglutathione lyase: MSLHDLNTFPGVTATPDASTAKFVFNHTMLRVKDITASLDFYTRVLGFSLVEKRDFPEAEFSLYFLALVDKAQIPQDDAARNVWMKGIPGVLELTHNHGTEKDPAFSYHNGNTDPRGFGHICISVPDVKAACARFEELGVDFQKRLTDGRMKSLAFIKDPDGYWVEIIQPSPVSGE
- the chrA gene encoding chromate efflux transporter; this translates as MVPASRKKVVAADSAWRVFLVFLRLGLTSFGGPIAHLAYFREEFVARRQWLSERSYADLVALCQFLPGPASSQVGIGLGLSRAGFSGAVAAWAGFTLPSAIILVLFAKGLSTWGSAFPHGLLHGLKIVAVAVVAQAVWGMARQLCTDVLRVTIAAFSACAALLWPNAMGQISVIVCTAGVGLVCFKTDQRQPVESLPISISRKVGVISLLVFFSLLAGLPLLMQVLPSQTLARVQDFYRAGSLVFGGGHVVLPLLQTATVPNGWVANDTFLAGYGVAQAVPGPLFTFAAFLGASMSVPPSGWVGASVCLAAIFAPSFLLVIGVLPFWEQLQQGIRTQAALAGINAGVVGLLLAALYNPVWTSAISKPQDVGLALIALVALMFWKVPPWLVVLGIGLIGWLLSPVW